A single genomic interval of Halorubrum aethiopicum harbors:
- the aglF gene encoding UTP--glucose-1-phosphate uridylyltransferase AglF, producing MKAVVLAAGKGTRLRPLTDDKPKGMVEVNGKPLITHCFDQLIDLGADELIVVVGYMKEVIIDHYGDAYEGVPITYTHQREQKGLAHALLTTEEHIDDDFMLILGDNIFQANLKDVVRRQREDRADAAFLVEEVPWEEASRYGVCDTNQYGEITDVVEKPEDPPSNLVMTGFYTFSPAIFHACHLVQPSNRGEYEISDAVDLLIQSGRTIDAIGLDGWRIDVGYPEDREEAERRLSDEAEADPDESAEETVESDA from the coding sequence ATGAAAGCCGTCGTACTCGCGGCCGGCAAGGGCACGCGCCTCCGGCCACTGACCGATGACAAGCCCAAGGGAATGGTCGAAGTGAACGGGAAACCCCTCATCACCCACTGTTTCGATCAGCTCATCGATCTCGGCGCGGACGAACTCATCGTCGTCGTCGGCTACATGAAGGAGGTCATCATCGACCACTACGGCGACGCCTACGAGGGCGTCCCGATCACCTACACCCACCAGCGCGAGCAGAAGGGGCTCGCCCACGCGCTTCTCACCACCGAGGAGCACATCGACGACGACTTCATGCTCATCCTCGGCGACAACATATTCCAAGCGAACCTCAAGGACGTGGTCCGCCGCCAGCGCGAGGACCGCGCGGACGCCGCCTTCCTCGTCGAGGAGGTCCCGTGGGAGGAGGCCTCCAGATACGGCGTGTGTGACACCAACCAGTACGGGGAGATCACGGACGTCGTGGAGAAACCCGAGGACCCGCCGAGCAACCTCGTGATGACCGGCTTCTACACCTTCTCGCCCGCGATCTTCCACGCGTGTCACCTCGTCCAGCCCTCGAACCGCGGCGAGTACGAGATCAGCGACGCGGTCGATCTGCTCATCCAATCCGGCCGTACCATCGACGCCATCGGCCTCGACGGCTGGCGCATCGACGTGGGCTACCCCGAGGACCGCGAGGAGGCTGAGCGCCGCCTCAGCGACGAGGCCGAGGCCGACCCCGACGAGTCCGCGGAGGAGACGGTCGAGT